From a single Bacillus sp. NEB1478 genomic region:
- a CDS encoding PolC-type DNA polymerase III, producing MSGELQIRKERLLLLLEQLSIPEDMKSEFSDGKIERLTIDKVNRSWHFSIGLTRPLSPAAFAWFHSSLLQTFNHIAQVSFSLQTEGKFQSEDVLSYWPLCKERILEKAIPSLAGLLSSQEPATEGNFLFLTVRNEAEEALVHRKLGPIVKEMYNQFGFHSVLLKTEIKHSEEDYQKFIEQRKQEDQNKVMEALVEKEKASKRSDASAAKTDIMIGYSIKDEPVPIQTIQDEERRITIQGYVFHSETRELRSGRTLLTFKITDYTDSLLIKIFSRDKEDIPILQGIQKGMWVKVRGGIQNDTFVRDLVMIANDINEIKPESRKDISEEDRKRVELHLHTPMSQMDATSSVSSLVSQAKKWGHPAIAITDHAGVQSFPEAYSAGKKNDIKILYGVEVNLVDDGVPIAYNEAPRKLTDETYIVFDVETTGLSAVYNKIIELAAVKIRGGEIVDRFEAFANPHESLSQTTIELTGITDDMVENAPEIGEVLRDFHHFIGDDILVAHNASFDMGFLNEGLRKIGLDEAKNPVIDTLELARFLLPQLKNHRLNTLCKRYDIELVQHHRAIYDAEATAYLLWKLLKETFEKEIFYHDRLNDNMGQGGFQRSRPSHCILLAASQVGLKNLYRLVSESHLSYFYRTPRIPRSRLSKLREGILVGSACDKGEVFEGMMQKPMEEVEKIASFYDYLEVQPPSNYYHLIEKELVQDEMNLRDILSNIVKLGEKLDKPVVATGNVHYLNPEDAIYRKILISSQGGANPLNRQTLPEVHFRTTDEMLDLFAFLGEETAERIVIENTNQIADSIADIKPIPDDLYTPKIEGADEEIRSMSYNMARSIYGEDLPELVEKRLEKELTSIIGHGFAVIYLISHKLVKKSLIDGYLVGSRGSVGSSFVATMTEITEVNPLPPHYVCPNCKESHFFNDGSVGSGFDLPDKECPDCGVLYKKDGQDIPFETFLGFKGDKVPDIDLNFSGEYQPRAHNYTKELFGEEFVYRAGTIGTVAEKTAYGYVKGYASDHNMTIRSAEVDRLVAGCTGVKRTTGQHPGGIIVVPDYMDIYDFCPVQFPADDSSSEWKTTHFDFHSIHDNLLKLDILGHDDPTVIRMLQDLSGIDPKTIPASDTEVMKIFSGPEVLGVTEEQILCKTGTLGIPEFGTKFVRQMLEETKPSTFSELVQISGLSHGTDVWLNNANELIANGTCVLKDVIGCRDDIMVYLIYKGLEPSLAFKIMESVRKGKGLPDDWIEEMKNNDVPDWYIGSCLKIKYMFPKAHAAAYVLMAVRIAYFKVHYPIFFYAAYFTVRADDFDIEAMIRGSKAIRIKIEEISAKGLDASTKEKNLQTVLELGLEMCERGLSFQKIDLYRSSASEFLVEGDSLIPPFNSIAGLGTNAALNIVRAREDGEFLSKEDLQQRAKLSKTIIEYLDDQGCLEGLPDANQLSLF from the coding sequence ATGAGCGGAGAGTTACAAATCAGAAAAGAAAGACTTTTGCTTCTTTTAGAGCAGCTTTCGATACCAGAAGATATGAAAAGCGAATTTTCAGATGGAAAAATCGAAAGACTTACAATAGATAAAGTGAACCGCAGCTGGCATTTTTCAATAGGGTTAACACGACCATTATCTCCTGCTGCCTTTGCTTGGTTTCATTCCAGTTTGCTTCAAACGTTTAATCATATTGCTCAAGTCTCTTTCTCCTTGCAAACGGAAGGGAAATTCCAATCAGAAGATGTATTGTCTTACTGGCCACTTTGTAAGGAAAGAATTTTAGAAAAAGCCATTCCAAGTTTAGCAGGTTTGCTTTCTAGTCAAGAGCCGGCAACGGAAGGGAATTTCTTATTTTTAACAGTAAGAAATGAAGCTGAAGAAGCACTTGTTCACCGTAAACTAGGACCGATTGTTAAAGAAATGTACAATCAATTCGGTTTTCATTCAGTTTTACTAAAAACTGAAATAAAACATTCTGAAGAAGATTATCAGAAGTTTATCGAACAAAGAAAGCAAGAAGATCAAAATAAAGTAATGGAAGCTCTTGTCGAGAAAGAAAAAGCTTCTAAAAGGTCTGATGCATCTGCAGCAAAAACTGATATCATGATCGGCTATTCCATCAAGGATGAGCCTGTTCCAATCCAGACGATCCAAGATGAAGAACGCAGAATTACGATTCAGGGATATGTGTTCCATTCAGAAACACGCGAACTTAGAAGCGGACGTACATTACTAACATTTAAAATTACAGATTACACAGATTCACTTCTAATAAAAATCTTCTCTCGTGATAAAGAAGATATTCCGATTCTCCAAGGAATTCAAAAAGGAATGTGGGTAAAAGTACGTGGAGGTATTCAAAATGATACCTTTGTAAGGGATCTTGTTATGATCGCAAATGATATTAATGAGATTAAACCTGAATCACGCAAAGATATATCTGAAGAAGATAGGAAAAGAGTAGAACTGCACCTTCATACTCCTATGAGCCAGATGGATGCAACATCTTCTGTTTCTTCATTAGTTTCACAGGCGAAAAAGTGGGGACATCCTGCCATCGCGATTACGGATCATGCCGGTGTTCAGTCATTTCCAGAAGCTTATTCAGCTGGAAAGAAAAATGATATAAAAATTCTTTACGGAGTTGAAGTAAACCTTGTAGATGACGGTGTTCCGATCGCCTACAATGAAGCACCAAGAAAACTTACAGATGAAACTTATATTGTTTTTGACGTTGAAACAACGGGCTTATCGGCAGTTTATAATAAAATCATTGAACTAGCAGCTGTAAAAATACGAGGCGGAGAAATCGTTGACAGGTTTGAAGCTTTTGCTAATCCCCATGAATCATTATCTCAAACTACTATTGAATTAACTGGCATTACTGATGATATGGTTGAAAATGCACCGGAAATTGGAGAAGTTCTTCGCGATTTTCACCATTTTATCGGGGATGATATTCTTGTTGCACATAATGCTAGTTTCGATATGGGTTTTTTAAATGAAGGCTTGAGAAAAATAGGTCTTGATGAAGCAAAGAATCCCGTTATTGATACCCTGGAATTAGCTAGATTTCTACTTCCTCAATTAAAAAATCACAGACTTAACACGTTATGTAAAAGGTATGATATCGAGCTTGTTCAGCATCACAGAGCGATTTATGATGCTGAAGCCACTGCATACCTATTATGGAAGTTGCTTAAAGAAACATTCGAAAAAGAAATTTTTTATCATGATCGACTAAACGATAACATGGGACAAGGTGGTTTTCAGCGTTCACGTCCTTCACATTGTATTTTATTGGCTGCTTCACAGGTAGGTTTGAAGAATCTATACAGACTTGTTTCAGAATCCCACCTATCTTATTTTTATAGAACACCTCGTATACCGAGATCACGATTAAGTAAACTTCGTGAAGGGATACTTGTAGGTTCTGCATGCGACAAAGGTGAGGTTTTTGAAGGAATGATGCAAAAACCGATGGAAGAGGTAGAAAAGATTGCTTCTTTTTATGATTATTTGGAAGTGCAGCCTCCAAGCAATTATTATCACTTAATAGAAAAAGAACTTGTACAAGACGAGATGAACCTAAGAGATATCTTGTCCAACATCGTTAAGTTAGGCGAAAAACTCGATAAACCAGTAGTTGCTACAGGTAATGTTCATTACTTAAATCCAGAAGATGCTATTTATAGAAAAATATTAATATCTTCACAAGGTGGAGCGAATCCGCTAAACAGACAAACACTTCCAGAAGTACATTTCAGAACGACTGATGAGATGCTGGATTTGTTTGCATTTCTTGGAGAAGAAACTGCTGAAAGAATAGTTATCGAGAACACAAATCAAATAGCTGACTCTATCGCTGATATTAAGCCTATCCCTGATGACCTCTATACTCCTAAAATTGAGGGAGCAGATGAGGAAATCCGATCTATGAGTTATAACATGGCTAGAAGCATATATGGAGAAGATCTTCCTGAACTAGTGGAGAAAAGACTTGAAAAAGAATTAACGAGTATTATTGGGCACGGATTTGCAGTTATCTATTTGATCTCACATAAGCTAGTTAAAAAATCGTTAATTGATGGTTATTTGGTTGGTTCACGTGGATCGGTCGGTTCTTCTTTCGTTGCAACAATGACTGAGATAACGGAAGTAAATCCTCTACCTCCACATTATGTGTGTCCAAACTGCAAAGAATCACATTTCTTTAATGATGGTTCAGTTGGTTCTGGTTTTGACTTGCCAGATAAAGAATGTCCGGATTGCGGCGTTTTATATAAGAAGGATGGACAGGATATACCATTTGAAACGTTTCTTGGATTTAAAGGGGATAAAGTACCGGATATTGACTTGAACTTCTCAGGAGAATACCAGCCTAGAGCGCATAATTATACGAAAGAACTTTTTGGAGAAGAATTCGTATATCGGGCAGGAACAATTGGAACAGTTGCTGAAAAAACAGCTTATGGATACGTTAAAGGGTATGCTAGTGATCATAACATGACGATCCGTTCGGCTGAAGTGGATCGGCTAGTAGCAGGATGTACGGGTGTGAAAAGGACAACTGGCCAGCATCCGGGTGGTATTATCGTTGTGCCGGACTATATGGATATTTACGATTTTTGTCCAGTCCAATTTCCTGCAGATGACAGTTCTTCAGAATGGAAAACAACACACTTTGATTTCCATTCTATTCATGATAATTTGCTAAAACTAGATATATTAGGACACGATGATCCAACCGTTATCCGTATGCTTCAGGATTTGAGCGGCATAGATCCGAAGACCATACCAGCTTCTGATACTGAGGTCATGAAAATATTTTCAGGCCCAGAAGTTCTAGGTGTAACAGAAGAACAGATACTTTGTAAAACGGGGACACTTGGAATACCCGAATTTGGAACTAAATTCGTTAGGCAGATGCTCGAAGAAACAAAGCCAAGCACATTTTCTGAACTCGTACAGATCTCTGGTTTGTCACATGGTACAGATGTGTGGCTAAACAATGCAAACGAACTTATTGCGAATGGTACATGTGTACTAAAAGATGTAATCGGATGCCGTGATGACATAATGGTATATCTTATCTATAAAGGACTTGAGCCATCACTTGCGTTCAAAATTATGGAAAGCGTTCGTAAAGGGAAAGGTCTTCCAGATGATTGGATAGAAGAGATGAAGAATAATGACGTACCGGACTGGTATATTGGCTCATGCTTAAAGATTAAATACATGTTTCCAAAAGCCCATGCAGCCGCATACGTATTAATGGCTGTTCGAATAGCTTATTTTAAAGTCCATTATCCAATCTTTTTCTACGCAGCATATTTTACTGTCAGAGCAGATGATTTTGATATCGAGGCAATGATACGCGGTTCTAAAGCGATCCGTATAAAGATAGAAGAAATCTCTGCAAAAGGATTAGACGCTTCTACTAAAGAAAAGAATTTGCAGACAGTACTCGAACTCGGATTAGAAATGTGTGAAAGAGGTCTTTCTTTCCAGAAGATTGATCTTTACCGATCAAGTGCATCAGAATTTCTTGTAGAAGGCGACTCACTAATACCTCCTTTTAACTCCATTGCAGGACTTGGTACAAATGCTGCACTCAATATCGTCAGAGCGAGAGAAGATGGAGAATTTCTCTCGAAGGAAGACTTGCAGCAGCGCGCTAAATTATCAAAAACAATCATTGAATATTTAGATGACCAAGGGTGCTTGGAAGGACTCCCGGATGCCAACCAGTTATCGCTCTTTTAA
- the truB gene encoding tRNA pseudouridine(55) synthase TruB, protein MTARQGILALKKPAGMTSHDCVAKIRRIFSTKKVGHTGTLDPEVTGVLPICIGRATKIAEYMSDYGKEYVGEVTLGFSTETEDAHGEKVEEKEVKSNISFQKVKEILLSLTGEIDQVPPMYSAVKVNGKKLYEYARQGINVERPSRKVTIYDLELLSQEEELRKERPVFSFRVKCSKGTYVRTLAVMIGEKLGYPAHMSSLVRTASGPFNLNECVTFEQLENTEVPLDDYLVPLERGISHFPKWQVNEEIEAQVRNGSVLEKPKELEQSPFGVYNEEGKCLAIYQFHPSKPGLIKPEKVLAIE, encoded by the coding sequence ATGACAGCTAGGCAAGGGATCTTAGCGTTAAAAAAGCCTGCAGGAATGACATCACATGATTGTGTTGCTAAAATCAGGAGAATATTTTCTACCAAAAAAGTAGGACATACTGGAACTCTGGATCCAGAAGTAACAGGTGTTCTGCCTATTTGCATTGGCCGAGCAACAAAAATTGCAGAATATATGTCCGATTATGGAAAAGAATACGTCGGTGAAGTGACTCTTGGTTTTTCAACAGAAACTGAGGATGCGCACGGAGAGAAAGTAGAAGAAAAAGAAGTAAAATCAAATATCAGCTTTCAAAAAGTTAAAGAAATCCTCCTTTCTCTAACCGGTGAGATCGACCAAGTACCTCCAATGTATTCTGCAGTGAAAGTAAATGGGAAGAAACTTTACGAATATGCGCGACAAGGGATCAATGTCGAACGCCCAAGCCGGAAAGTAACTATTTATGACCTTGAGCTGCTAAGTCAAGAAGAAGAATTACGCAAAGAAAGACCCGTGTTTTCTTTCCGAGTGAAATGTTCAAAAGGAACCTATGTCCGTACGCTTGCAGTTATGATAGGGGAAAAACTTGGCTACCCTGCACATATGTCGTCATTGGTACGAACAGCCTCTGGTCCTTTCAATCTTAATGAATGTGTTACCTTCGAGCAGCTCGAAAACACAGAAGTTCCATTAGATGATTATTTAGTCCCGCTTGAGAGGGGAATCTCCCATTTTCCAAAATGGCAAGTTAATGAAGAGATTGAAGCTCAAGTTAGAAATGGTTCAGTTTTAGAAAAACCAAAAGAATTGGAACAAAGCCCGTTTGGTGTTTATAATGAAGAAGGGAAATGTCTAGCCATATATCAGTTTCACCCTTCAAAACCTGGTTTGATCAAGCCAGAAAAAGTGTTAGCCATTGAATAA
- the infB gene encoding translation initiation factor IF-2, whose product MSKIRVYEYAKQKNVQSKDIIEKLKTMDVHVANHMSMIDQAALKKLDEAYNPKTSKEQSAKPKNQNQPPRTDKKTTNTGLDTKSTKKEVQKENNMKIKKETTNSNTTQPKGPQKGAKPGANNQNASKNNNSKNNNNNRNQGNNRNNNNNNRNQNNNRNKQNRGGGSGQPAPQKKVLETPSKITFSESLQVGELAKKLNKETSEIIKKLMGLGIMATINQELDKEAIELIAADYDVEVEEEIIVDETEFENYEVVDDEKDMQVRPPVVTIMGHVDHGKTTLLDAIRNTKVTAGEAGGITQHIGAYQITNNGKVITFLDTPGHAAFTTMRARGAQVTDITILVVAADDGVMPQTVEAINHAKAAEVPIIVAVNKMDKEAANPDRVMQELTEHGLVSEAWGGDTIFVNVSAIKGDGIDDLLEMINLVSEVEELKANPNRTAAGTVIEAQLDKGRGSVATLLVQSGTLKVGDPIVVGHTFGRVRAMVNDLGRRVKTVGPSTPVEITGLNDVPQAGDQFMVFADEKKARQVGESRSKKQQDAQRKESSKLNLDDLFNQIKEGDIKEINVIIKGDVQGSVEALAGSLQKIDVAGVKVKIIHSGVGAINEYDIMLASASNAIVIGFNVRPDNGAKRTADAEKVDVRLHRIIYNVIEEIESAMKGMLDPEYQEKVIGQVEVRTIFKVSKVGTIAGCYVTEGKITRDSTVRLIRDGIVSYEGKIDALKRFKDDAKEVSAGYECGITLEKFNDIKEGDIIEAYIMEEIKVK is encoded by the coding sequence ATGAGTAAAATACGCGTATACGAATATGCGAAACAGAAAAATGTTCAAAGTAAAGACATAATTGAAAAGCTGAAAACAATGGATGTCCATGTTGCCAATCATATGTCAATGATTGATCAAGCTGCATTGAAAAAGTTGGATGAAGCCTATAACCCAAAGACTTCAAAAGAACAATCAGCAAAACCTAAAAATCAAAACCAACCTCCTAGAACAGATAAGAAGACAACTAACACTGGTTTAGACACCAAATCTACTAAAAAGGAAGTTCAAAAAGAGAATAATATGAAAATTAAAAAAGAGACTACTAATAGTAATACTACACAGCCAAAGGGTCCCCAAAAAGGGGCAAAACCAGGTGCAAACAATCAGAATGCATCTAAGAACAATAATTCCAAAAACAACAATAATAACCGAAACCAAGGCAACAATAGAAACAATAACAATAACAACAGAAACCAAAATAACAACAGAAACAAGCAAAATCGAGGTGGAGGAAGCGGTCAGCCAGCTCCTCAAAAGAAAGTACTTGAAACACCGAGTAAAATTACTTTCTCCGAATCACTTCAAGTTGGTGAGTTAGCTAAAAAATTAAACAAAGAAACATCAGAAATCATTAAAAAGCTAATGGGTCTAGGAATAATGGCAACCATTAACCAAGAGCTGGATAAAGAAGCGATTGAATTAATTGCTGCAGATTATGATGTAGAAGTTGAAGAAGAAATCATCGTCGATGAGACTGAATTCGAAAACTATGAAGTAGTAGACGATGAAAAAGATATGCAGGTTCGTCCTCCAGTTGTTACAATCATGGGGCACGTTGACCATGGTAAAACAACACTTTTAGATGCAATTCGAAACACAAAGGTTACGGCCGGTGAAGCAGGCGGAATCACACAGCATATTGGTGCATACCAAATTACGAACAACGGAAAAGTTATTACGTTCTTGGATACACCAGGACATGCTGCATTTACAACAATGCGTGCTCGTGGCGCTCAAGTAACGGATATTACAATCCTTGTAGTAGCTGCAGATGATGGTGTTATGCCTCAAACCGTTGAAGCGATCAACCATGCCAAAGCTGCTGAAGTACCAATCATTGTTGCTGTTAACAAAATGGATAAGGAAGCCGCTAATCCTGATCGAGTAATGCAGGAATTAACTGAACACGGTCTTGTATCAGAAGCGTGGGGCGGAGATACAATTTTTGTTAATGTATCTGCCATTAAAGGTGACGGAATCGATGACCTTCTTGAAATGATCAATCTTGTTTCTGAAGTCGAAGAATTAAAAGCTAATCCTAACCGTACAGCTGCAGGAACAGTTATTGAAGCACAGCTTGATAAAGGCCGCGGTTCTGTAGCAACGCTTCTTGTTCAATCAGGAACTTTAAAGGTTGGTGATCCGATCGTAGTTGGTCATACATTTGGCCGTGTACGTGCGATGGTGAACGATTTAGGCCGCCGAGTAAAAACTGTTGGACCTTCAACACCTGTAGAAATCACAGGTTTAAACGATGTACCGCAAGCTGGTGATCAGTTTATGGTATTTGCTGATGAGAAGAAAGCTCGTCAAGTTGGAGAATCACGATCTAAGAAACAACAAGATGCACAACGTAAGGAATCTTCTAAACTAAACCTCGATGATCTCTTTAATCAAATTAAAGAAGGCGATATCAAAGAGATTAACGTAATCATTAAAGGGGACGTTCAAGGTTCTGTTGAAGCTCTTGCTGGATCACTTCAGAAAATTGATGTTGCAGGCGTTAAAGTAAAAATCATCCACTCTGGTGTAGGTGCAATCAATGAGTATGACATCATGCTTGCTTCTGCTTCAAATGCCATTGTAATTGGATTTAATGTACGTCCTGATAACGGAGCAAAACGTACGGCTGACGCAGAAAAAGTAGATGTACGTCTGCATAGAATTATTTATAACGTTATCGAAGAGATTGAATCAGCGATGAAAGGTATGCTTGATCCTGAATACCAGGAAAAAGTTATCGGCCAAGTTGAAGTAAGAACAATTTTTAAAGTATCCAAAGTAGGAACAATCGCTGGCTGTTACGTAACAGAAGGAAAGATCACAAGAGATTCTACTGTACGTTTAATCCGTGATGGCATTGTAAGTTATGAAGGCAAGATCGATGCTTTAAAACGATTTAAAGATGATGCCAAAGAAGTATCCGCTGGTTACGAGTGCGGGATTACTCTTGAGAAGTTCAATGATATTAAAGAAGGCGATATTATTGAGGCTTACATCATGGAAGAAATTAAAGTAAAATGA
- the rimP gene encoding ribosome maturation factor RimP, which yields MSQKITELTTDLVTPIVEKLGLELVDVEFVKEGKNWFLRVFIDSPGGIDIEECGTVSEQLSEKLDELDPIEQPYFLEVSSPGVERPLKKPEDLKNAIGKNVNIKLYEPINGEKVYEGILKDFDGETLFMEIKVKTQVKKVELPYLKVANARLAVVF from the coding sequence ATGAGTCAAAAGATTACGGAGCTTACAACTGATCTTGTAACTCCTATCGTTGAAAAACTAGGATTAGAACTTGTTGATGTAGAATTTGTTAAAGAGGGTAAAAACTGGTTCTTGCGGGTTTTTATTGATTCCCCTGGTGGTATTGATATAGAAGAATGCGGAACGGTAAGCGAACAATTGAGTGAAAAGTTAGATGAACTTGATCCGATTGAACAGCCCTACTTTTTAGAGGTTTCTTCTCCAGGTGTTGAAAGGCCGCTCAAAAAACCTGAAGATTTGAAAAATGCAATTGGTAAAAATGTGAATATTAAGTTATACGAGCCAATTAATGGTGAAAAAGTGTATGAAGGAATTTTGAAAGATTTTGACGGTGAAACGCTGTTTATGGAAATTAAAGTGAAAACGCAAGTCAAAAAGGTAGAATTGCCTTATTTAAAAGTGGCAAATGCCCGTCTTGCGGTTGTTTTTTAA
- a CDS encoding YlxQ family RNA-binding protein has translation MKTSNWENFLGLAARAGKVISGEELVVKSIQKQNAKIVLLSKDASDNTKKKVTDKCLFYNIDFVWIEDRAVLGKAIGKEQRVVVAVNDQGFSKRLKELLDH, from the coding sequence TTGAAAACAAGTAATTGGGAAAATTTTCTTGGGTTAGCAGCACGAGCAGGGAAAGTGATATCCGGTGAAGAGCTTGTTGTAAAAAGCATCCAAAAACAAAACGCAAAAATAGTTTTGCTATCAAAAGATGCATCAGACAACACCAAGAAAAAAGTAACGGATAAATGTCTTTTTTATAATATCGATTTCGTTTGGATTGAAGATCGCGCTGTATTAGGAAAAGCGATCGGTAAAGAGCAGCGAGTTGTCGTTGCTGTAAATGATCAAGGATTTTCTAAGCGTCTAAAGGAACTTCTTGATCACTAA
- the rbfA gene encoding 30S ribosome-binding factor RbfA: protein MSKIRSNRIGEQMKKELSDIIGRKIKDPRVGFVTVTAVDVTGDLQQATVYVSVFGDSDQKEQTLRSLAKATGFIRTEIGKRIRMRKTPDIFFKFDESLSYGSKIESLLSDIKQKDNEDNDSDENEDYPKS, encoded by the coding sequence ATGAGCAAAATCCGTTCCAATCGTATCGGGGAACAGATGAAAAAAGAGCTTAGTGATATTATAGGCCGGAAAATCAAAGACCCCCGCGTTGGTTTTGTGACAGTTACGGCAGTTGATGTTACTGGTGATCTGCAGCAAGCAACTGTTTATGTATCAGTATTTGGTGATAGTGACCAAAAAGAGCAGACATTGCGAAGTCTTGCTAAAGCCACTGGTTTCATTCGAACTGAGATCGGTAAACGTATCCGTATGCGTAAAACACCAGACATCTTCTTTAAATTTGACGAATCATTAAGCTACGGAAGCAAAATCGAAAGTTTATTATCTGATATTAAACAAAAAGATAATGAGGATAATGACAGCGACGAAAACGAAGATTATCCGAAATCATAA
- a CDS encoding DUF503 family protein, which translates to MIGLLTVEVFIYDAQSLKDKRSVVQKAVNRLRQRLNLAVSETDFQDLWQRSEISMVTVSSDKIIAEKELQKALAIITSITELEVTSSHVEWL; encoded by the coding sequence ATGATCGGGCTATTAACGGTTGAGGTATTTATTTATGATGCACAGTCGTTAAAAGATAAGCGTTCAGTTGTTCAAAAAGCGGTTAACAGACTTCGGCAGCGCCTAAATTTAGCTGTTTCTGAAACGGACTTTCAGGATTTATGGCAACGATCCGAAATTAGTATGGTAACCGTTTCTTCGGACAAAATAATAGCAGAAAAAGAATTGCAAAAGGCACTTGCAATCATTACATCTATTACAGAGCTAGAAGTAACAAGTTCCCATGTAGAATGGCTGTAA
- the rnpM gene encoding RNase P modulator RnpM, with translation MKTRKIPMRKCVACQEMKEKKELTRIVRTPEGDVFVDLSGKKSGRGAYLCHEVACIESAQKKKVLESHLKTKIPAEVFEQLQKGSKTS, from the coding sequence ATGAAAACCCGCAAAATTCCAATGAGAAAATGTGTTGCCTGCCAAGAAATGAAAGAAAAAAAAGAGCTGACACGCATCGTCAGAACACCTGAAGGAGATGTCTTTGTTGACTTATCCGGTAAGAAATCCGGTCGAGGAGCTTATCTTTGTCATGAGGTAGCTTGCATCGAGTCTGCACAAAAGAAAAAAGTTCTTGAATCACACTTAAAAACAAAGATTCCGGCAGAAGTCTTTGAGCAGCTCCAAAAAGGAAGTAAAACATCTTGA
- the nusA gene encoding transcription termination factor NusA, with product MSTELLDALTLLEKEKGISKDVIIEAIEAALISAYKRNFHQAQNVRVDFNRDTGSIRVFSRKTVVEEVLDDRQEVSVAEAQAINPGYEIDDIVEEEVTPKDFGRIAAQTAKQVVTQRVREAERGIIFSEFIDREEDIITGIVQRQDHRYIYVSLGRVEALLPAAEQMPGETHTTNDRIKVYITKVEKTTKGPQILVSRTHPGLLKRLFELEVPEIYDGTVEIKSIAREAGDRSKLAVFASDPEVDPVGSCVGQKGARVQTIVNELSGEKIDIVRWSEDPVVYVANSLSPAKVLEVQVNEEDKMTTVIVPDYQLSLAIGKRGQNARLAAKLTGWKIDIKSESEAIESGVYDPSNAQNEALMESSLEDQE from the coding sequence ATGAGTACCGAGCTGTTGGATGCACTTACATTATTAGAAAAAGAAAAAGGGATTAGTAAAGATGTAATCATTGAAGCGATAGAAGCTGCTTTGATTTCAGCTTATAAGCGAAACTTTCATCAAGCGCAAAATGTACGTGTAGATTTTAACCGTGATACGGGAAGCATCCGTGTTTTTTCCAGAAAGACAGTTGTTGAAGAAGTGCTGGACGATCGTCAAGAGGTTTCAGTTGCGGAAGCACAGGCTATTAACCCTGGATATGAGATTGACGATATTGTAGAAGAAGAAGTTACACCAAAAGATTTTGGGCGTATTGCAGCTCAAACTGCTAAACAAGTTGTAACGCAGCGAGTTCGTGAAGCTGAAAGAGGAATTATTTTTTCAGAATTTATTGACCGCGAAGAAGATATTATAACAGGTATCGTTCAACGTCAAGACCACCGTTATATTTATGTAAGTCTTGGACGTGTTGAAGCATTATTGCCTGCAGCTGAACAAATGCCTGGAGAAACACATACAACAAATGATCGTATTAAAGTTTATATTACAAAAGTTGAAAAAACGACAAAAGGACCTCAGATTCTTGTATCTCGTACTCATCCTGGTCTATTGAAGCGATTATTTGAGCTTGAAGTTCCTGAGATTTATGACGGAACTGTAGAGATTAAGTCGATAGCACGTGAAGCAGGCGACAGATCAAAGTTAGCTGTATTTGCTTCAGACCCAGAAGTAGATCCAGTTGGATCATGTGTCGGTCAAAAAGGTGCTCGTGTACAAACAATCGTAAATGAATTGAGTGGCGAAAAGATTGACATTGTTCGATGGAGTGAAGACCCTGTCGTTTATGTAGCTAATTCATTAAGTCCTGCTAAAGTATTGGAAGTTCAAGTGAATGAAGAAGATAAAATGACAACTGTCATCGTACCAGATTACCAACTATCACTTGCGATTGGTAAACGTGGACAAAATGCGCGTCTTGCTGCAAAGCTGACGGGTTGGAAGATTGATATTAAAAGTGAATCTGAAGCAATTGAGTCAGGAGTTTATGATCCATCAAATGCCCAGAACGAAGCTTTAATGGAATCTTCTCTAGAGGATCAAGAGTAA